In a genomic window of Rhododendron vialii isolate Sample 1 chromosome 12a, ASM3025357v1:
- the LOC131311997 gene encoding pyruvate dehydrogenase E1 component subunit beta-1, mitochondrial: MLGIIRQRIAHQGINASGMQIQALLCASRSYSSGAKEMTVRDALNSALDEEMSADPKVFLMGEEVGEYQGAYKISKGLLDKYGPERVRDTPITEAGFAGIGVGAAYYGLKPVVEFMTFNFSMQAIDHIINSAAKSNYMSAGQISVPIVFRGPNGAAAGVGAQHSQCYAAWYGSCPGLKVLTPYSSEDARGLLKAAIRDPDPVVFLENELLYGESFPVSAEVLDSSFCLPIGKAKIEREGKHVTITAFSKMVGYALKAAEILAKEGISAEVINLRSIRPLDRAAINASVRKTNRLVTVEEGFPQHGVGAEICASVVEESFEYLDAPVERISAADVPMPYAANLERMAVPQIEDIVRAAKRACYRSVPMAATA; encoded by the exons ATGTTGGGAATCATAAGGCAAAGGATTGCTCACCAAGGCATTAATGCTTCG GGGATGCAGATTCAAGCCCTACTTTGCGCCTCCAGGAGTTACTCTTCTGGAGCAAAAGAG ATGACAGTGCGTGATGCTTTGAATTCTGCTCTTGATGAAGAAATGTCTGCAGATCCCAAAGTGTTTTTGATGGGCGAAGAG GTTGGCGAATATCAGGGTGCTTACAAG ATTTCTAAAGGGCTTTTGGATAAGTATGGCCCTGAGAGGGTTCGTGATACTCCTATTACAGAG GCTGGCTTTGCTGGGATTGGAGTTGGTGCTGCTTACTACGGTCTGAAGCCTGTTGTAGAATTTATGACATTTAACTTCTCCATGCAG GCAATTGACCACATTATTAATTCTGCTGCAAAATCAAACTATATGTCTGCTGGTCAGATATCTGTACCTATAGTCTTTAGAGGACCAAATGGTGCTGCTGCCGGAGTTGGTGCACAGCATTCCCAA TGTTATGCAGCATGGTATGGTTCCTGTCCAGGATTAAAGGTGCTGACTCCATACTCATCAGAAGATGCTAGGGGCTTGCTAAAAGCTGCTATAAGGGACCCAGACCCGGTTGTTTTCCTTGAAAATGAGTTGCT GTATGGCGAGTCCTTTCCTGTTTCAGCAGAGGTTTTGGATTCTAGTTTCTGTCTTCCTATAGGGAAAGCTAAG ATAGAACGTGAAGGTAAACATGTGACCATTACTGCTTTCTCCAAGATGGTTGGTTATGCTCTCAAG GCAGCTGAAATTCTTGCCAAGGAAGGAATTAGTGCTGAG GTTATAAATCTCCGCTCAATACGCCCACTTGATAGAGCTGCAATCAATGCTTCTGTCAGAAAAACCAATAGACTCGTAACTGTTGAAGAAGGATTCCCTCAACATGGTGTTGGTGCTGAGATATG TGCATCTGTTGTTGAGGAGAGTTTTGAGTATCTTGATGCACCTGTGGAGAGGATTTCAGCAGCAGATGTTCCCATGCCTTATGCTGCAAATCTTGAGAGGATGGCGGTCCCACAG ATTGAGGATATTGTACGTGCAGCGAAGAGAGCCTGTTACAGATCTGTTCCAATGGCTGCAACTGCTTAA
- the LOC131311998 gene encoding probable serine/threonine-protein kinase At1g54610 has translation MGCVFGKAAAGESRRRQSGSTQTRRSVVDNKLGESSRDGDVRVKKDVERERNQVAGGAAAKGKPAWGSKASQGWPAWLCEVAGDAVKDWTPRRANTFEKLDKIGQGTYSNVYKARDLITGKIVALKKVRCDNLEPESLKFMAREIIILRKLDHPNVIKLEGLVTSRMSSSLYLVFEYMEHDLSGLAACQKFTEPQIKLFMKQLLSGLEHCHMNGVLHRDIKGSNLLIDNDGILKIADFGLASFYDPDRKQPMTSRVVTLWYRPPELLLGATYYGVGVDLWSAGCILAELLAGRPIMPGRTEVEQLHKIFKLCGSPSEEYWKKSKLPNSTLFKPQQPYKSCISETFKSFPPPSLPLIETLLAIDPDERGSATAALNSEFFTTEPYACEPSSLPKYPPSKERDVKLRDEEARRQRGLSGKSSVVDGNRRIRPRDRGSRAIPAPEANAELPANLDRWRVLNQPNTKSKSEKFPPPHQDGAVGHTLDKSLNGPISFVGTSDASFVSSKDSKSSGAVSETAATVGPSKKRKTKREGGQTSRRFIRAFIPSAGALSVDFRWKNKGSASEVFPSRR, from the exons ATGGGCTGCGTGTTCGGCAAGGCCGCGGCCGGGGAGAGCCGGCGGAGGCAATCCGGATCTACTCAGACCCGACGGAGCGTCGTGGATAATAAGCTGGGCGAATCCAGTAGGGACGGTGATGTTAGGGTTAAGAAGGATGTAGAGAGAGAACGGAATCAGGTCGCCGGTGGTGCCGCGGCGAAGGGGAAGCCGGCGTGGGGATCGAAGGCCAGCCAAGGCTGGCCGGCGTGGCTGTGCGAAGTCGCCGGCGACGCCGTCAAGGACTGGACTCCTCGTCGCGCCAATACCTTCGAGAAACTCGATAAG ATTGGGCAAGGGACGTATAGCAATGTATATAAAGCTAGGGATTTGATTACAGGGAAGATTGTGGCATTGAAGAAAGTTAGGTGTGATAATTTAGAGCCAGAGAGCCTGAAGTTCATGGCACGAGAGATAATTATTTTGAGAAAGCTGGATCATCCTAATGTTATAAAGCTTGAAGGCCTTGTCACGTCGAGAATGTCTTCAAGTCTATACCTTGTATTTGAGTACATGGAACATGATCTCTCCGGTCTTGCCGCTTGCCAGAAGTTCACGGAGCCACAG ATCAAATTGTTTATGAAACAGTTGTTATCTGGGCTTGAGCACTGCCACATGAATGGTGTATTGCACCGCGATATCAAAGGTTCCAATTTGCTTATTGACAATGACGGGATTCTGAAAATAGCTGATTTTGGACTAGCTTCTTTCTATGATCCTGATCGCAAGCAACCAATGACAAGTCGGGTTGTCACCCTTTGGTATCGTCCGCCAGAGCTACTTCTCGGGGCCACTTATTATGGTGTTGGTGTGGACCTGTGGAGCGCTGGATGCATTTTGGCGGAGTTACTTGCTGGGAGACCAATAATGCCTGGGAGAACAGAG GTTGAGCAACTGCACAAGATATTTAAGTTATGTGGGTCCCCATCTGAGGAATATTGGAAGAAATCCAAGTTGCCAAACTCAACTCTTTTCAAGCCACAACAGCCATACAAGAGTTGCATCTCAGAAACCTTCAAAAGttttcctcctccttctctcccTCTGATTGAAACTCTTCTTGCAATTGACCCCGATGAACGAGGTTCTGCCACTGCAGCACTAAATAGCGAA TTCTTTACGACTGAGCCTTATGCTTGTGAGCCATCAAGTTTACCAAAATATCCTCCCAGCAAAGAAAGGGATGTGAAATTGAGGGATGAAGAAGCAAGAAG GCAAAGAGGTTTAAGTGGGAAATCTAGTGTCGTGGATGGAAACAGAAGAATAAGACCCCGGGATCGAGGTAGCCGGGCAATCCCAGCTCCAGAAGCCAATGCAGAGCTTCCAGCAAACTTGGAT CGGTGGAGAGTTCTGAACCAACCAAATACTAAGAGCAAGAGCGAGAAATTCCCCCCTCCCCATCAGGACGGAGCAGTTGGACACACGCTGGATAAATCGCTTAATGGCCCTATTTCGTTTGTTGGTACATCTGATGCGTCCTTTGTCTCATCAAAGGACTCAAAGTCATCAGGGGCCGTCAGTGAGACTGCAGCCACAGTTGGGCCTTCTaagaagaggaaaacaaaaagagagggCGGCCAGACATCACGGAGATTTATTCGTGCCTTCATTCCGTCCGCAGGTGCACTATCAGTGGATTTCAGATGGAAAAATAAAGGATCAGCTTCGGAGGTTTTCCCCAGCAGAAGGTAG